In Salisediminibacterium beveridgei, one DNA window encodes the following:
- a CDS encoding C40 family peptidase, which produces MKRTVASFIVAGAVLIAPLTSEAALGDQLLRQGMQHEDVRELQVELRDLGKMQSSADSIFGPLTREAVIKFQSARGLTVDGIVGPETVGALQQNNESQVQTSSSSGDWDGNTLLRQGDRGAKVSALQTSLQQDGHYNSSIDGIFGPITAEAVRSLQRNASIAVDGIAGPQTYAAINGTVQVSSSNNSTQSSSSSSNTSSSSNVESLVSDAKQQIGAPYSWGGTTPSGFDSSGYIVYVFAQNGIDLSRTHREYYHEGTSVSSPSRGDVVFFQTYLDAPSHAGIYLGDNTFIHNSSSQGVIITSMDNSYWSPRYIGAKRYIN; this is translated from the coding sequence ATGAAAAGAACAGTCGCAAGTTTCATCGTCGCCGGGGCGGTACTCATAGCACCATTAACCAGTGAAGCAGCTTTGGGGGATCAGCTGTTGCGTCAAGGGATGCAGCATGAAGATGTCCGGGAACTGCAGGTGGAACTGAGGGATTTAGGGAAAATGCAATCCAGTGCCGACAGCATCTTCGGACCACTGACACGAGAGGCAGTCATCAAATTCCAGTCTGCCCGCGGTCTGACCGTTGACGGCATCGTCGGACCGGAAACCGTAGGTGCACTTCAGCAAAATAACGAGTCTCAGGTACAAACTTCATCGAGCTCAGGTGACTGGGACGGAAACACCTTGTTACGACAAGGGGACCGGGGAGCGAAAGTCAGTGCGCTGCAAACTTCCTTACAGCAGGATGGTCATTATAACAGCAGCATCGACGGCATCTTTGGCCCAATCACAGCAGAAGCCGTCAGATCCTTGCAACGAAATGCAAGCATTGCAGTGGATGGTATTGCCGGTCCGCAAACCTATGCAGCGATCAATGGCACCGTACAGGTTTCTTCATCCAATAACTCCACGCAAAGCAGCAGTTCATCGAGCAACACTTCATCTTCATCGAATGTGGAATCTTTGGTTAGTGATGCCAAACAACAGATCGGCGCGCCTTATTCCTGGGGTGGAACCACACCAAGCGGCTTTGACAGCAGTGGCTATATCGTCTACGTCTTTGCACAGAACGGGATTGATTTATCCCGGACACACCGTGAGTATTACCATGAAGGGACCTCTGTCTCCTCACCTTCCAGAGGCGACGTCGTATTTTTCCAGACTTACTTGGATGCACCGTCTCACGCAGGCATTTATCTCGGTGACAACACGTTTATTCACAACAGCTCCTCACAAGGCGTTATCATAACCAGTATGGATAATTCCTATTGGAGTCCACGGTACATAGGTGCCAAACGCTATATCAATTAA
- a CDS encoding beta-galactosidase, with the protein MTKRFKPISEKIPKILHGADYNPEQWFDYPDVFEEDLRLMKKANCNVMSVGIFSWFTLEPEEGVFEFEWLDHVLDRLYETGVYVLLATPSGARPAWMSKKYPEVLVTGKNRIRNLHGERHNHCYSSPVYRTFVRRINSKLAERYKDHPAVIGWHISNEYNGGHCHCDYCQERFRDWLKERYGTLEVLNHAWWTRFWSHTYTSWTQVESPAPHGETSVHGLNLDWMRFITDNAMDFMREEIAPIRKTGSELPVTTNFMEGFNALNYGKFKHMVDVVSWDSYPLWHRDESDADIAAWTALNHDWMRAMKGGRPFMLMESSPSMTNWQNVSKQKRPGMHALSSIQAVAHGSDTVQYFQWRKSRGSFEKFHGAVVDHEGTEKPRVFQEVSKLGEGLAKLDDIVGTKVDAKAALIFDTENRWAINDAKGPRNQGLNYEATIRNHYRPFWEAGVGVDVIDMDDAFDGYEIIVAPMLYMVREGVAQRLEAFVKGGGTLVTTYWSGIVNESDLAFLGGFPGPLRELTGIWAEEIDSLHDGQTNEVKFPDGRVYSARELCEVIHAESAEVLATYGSDFYAGMPAVTVNHLGKGKVYHIASRNDAVFLKDFTDQLLEEKGLHNGLTESLPDGVTVSERTDGERSWFFLMNFSGQPHSVPLQKEGFIDVLTNHTHKDSVHLNANQFVILTDQ; encoded by the coding sequence ATGACGAAACGATTTAAACCCATTTCAGAAAAAATACCGAAAATACTCCACGGGGCCGATTATAACCCGGAGCAGTGGTTTGACTATCCCGATGTATTTGAAGAAGATTTACGACTGATGAAAAAAGCAAACTGCAATGTGATGTCTGTGGGGATCTTCTCGTGGTTCACCCTCGAGCCGGAAGAAGGTGTCTTTGAATTTGAATGGCTCGATCACGTCCTGGACCGCCTCTATGAGACAGGTGTCTATGTGTTGCTTGCCACCCCGAGCGGCGCCCGGCCAGCCTGGATGTCAAAGAAGTATCCTGAAGTACTGGTAACAGGGAAGAACCGCATCAGAAACCTCCACGGCGAACGGCACAATCACTGTTACAGTTCACCGGTATACCGGACATTCGTGCGCAGGATCAACTCGAAACTTGCAGAGCGGTATAAAGATCACCCGGCAGTGATCGGCTGGCACATCTCCAATGAATACAACGGCGGTCACTGCCACTGTGACTACTGTCAGGAACGTTTCCGCGACTGGCTGAAGGAACGTTACGGTACTCTCGAAGTGCTGAATCACGCCTGGTGGACCAGGTTCTGGAGTCACACCTATACCAGCTGGACGCAGGTCGAATCCCCGGCGCCTCATGGTGAAACATCCGTACACGGTTTGAATCTGGACTGGATGCGGTTCATCACGGATAACGCGATGGATTTTATGCGAGAGGAGATCGCTCCAATCCGGAAAACGGGATCAGAGCTGCCGGTAACGACGAATTTTATGGAAGGCTTTAACGCATTGAACTACGGAAAGTTCAAGCATATGGTCGATGTGGTGTCCTGGGACTCCTATCCGCTGTGGCACCGGGATGAATCCGATGCAGACATTGCAGCGTGGACCGCTCTGAATCATGACTGGATGCGGGCCATGAAAGGTGGCCGGCCATTTATGCTCATGGAGAGTTCACCAAGCATGACGAACTGGCAGAATGTCAGTAAACAGAAGCGCCCGGGGATGCATGCCCTGTCGTCGATCCAGGCGGTCGCCCACGGGTCAGATACGGTTCAGTATTTTCAGTGGCGAAAAAGCCGGGGTTCTTTTGAAAAATTCCACGGAGCGGTTGTGGATCATGAAGGGACAGAGAAACCCCGCGTGTTTCAGGAGGTCAGTAAATTGGGCGAAGGGCTCGCCAAACTTGATGATATCGTGGGCACCAAGGTGGACGCAAAAGCAGCCTTGATTTTCGATACGGAGAACCGCTGGGCAATAAACGATGCCAAAGGTCCCCGGAATCAGGGGCTGAACTATGAAGCAACCATCCGCAATCACTATCGTCCTTTCTGGGAAGCGGGTGTCGGTGTGGATGTCATCGATATGGATGATGCCTTCGACGGGTATGAGATTATCGTGGCTCCGATGCTGTATATGGTCCGTGAAGGTGTCGCACAGCGCCTGGAGGCCTTTGTCAAAGGTGGCGGAACTCTTGTGACGACTTACTGGTCCGGGATTGTAAATGAATCAGACCTGGCATTTCTCGGCGGTTTTCCGGGGCCTTTGAGGGAACTGACAGGCATCTGGGCTGAAGAAATCGACAGCCTTCATGATGGGCAGACCAATGAGGTGAAATTTCCAGATGGGCGCGTCTACTCTGCCCGTGAACTGTGTGAAGTCATTCATGCGGAAAGTGCCGAAGTACTTGCCACGTATGGATCAGACTTTTACGCCGGTATGCCTGCGGTGACCGTGAATCATCTCGGAAAAGGGAAGGTATATCATATCGCATCCCGCAACGATGCAGTATTTTTGAAGGACTTTACTGATCAACTCCTTGAGGAAAAAGGTCTTCATAACGGGCTGACAGAATCACTTCCTGATGGTGTTACGGTGTCCGAACGTACTGATGGCGAGAGAAGCTGGTTTTTCCTGATGAATTTCAGCGGTCAGCCGCACTCCGTTCCACTTCAAAAGGAAGGGTTCATTGACGTGCTGACGAATCATACCCATAAAGACTCCGTTCACCTGAACGCCAATCAGTTTGTGATTCTGACGGATCAGTAA
- a CDS encoding murein hydrolase activator EnvC family protein, whose translation MNERGKSGFILIVVVLAMMMVGVVQADEVSEIEQDIETYQEQKQQKSRETEEANQKLEEIEAKINQAYDEFQELDEEAAKTESDIEETERDKAQTEEEISALQIKIEELEERIAERDKLLKDRVRSMYQANGSLDYVEVILGASNFSDFIERISALHSIAKQDRNLLDEHIDDQKALETAQDELEEAALRLENQIEELADLLEDIEQQLKEKEDIVANLEEQKIDTENFIVSNEEEMAIVESQEAAAKEELEQAKARQQSAQGGSGALQWPTPGRTVTSSYGPRTHPVHGTEGFHYGIDISRNGGTTITAAEEGTVIGARYMSGYGNTILISHAIGNQTVTTLYAHLASIDVKQGQRVSRGEKIGVMGTTGVSTGIHLHFEVHEGGWNGQKSNSVNPLNYLN comes from the coding sequence ATGAACGAGAGAGGGAAATCAGGGTTTATTCTTATTGTGGTGGTATTGGCGATGATGATGGTGGGCGTTGTTCAGGCAGATGAAGTGAGTGAGATTGAACAGGACATTGAAACATACCAGGAACAAAAGCAACAAAAATCCCGCGAAACAGAGGAAGCCAATCAGAAGCTTGAGGAAATTGAAGCCAAGATCAATCAAGCCTATGATGAGTTTCAGGAGCTGGATGAAGAGGCAGCAAAGACTGAGTCTGATATTGAAGAGACTGAACGAGATAAAGCGCAGACAGAGGAAGAGATCAGTGCATTACAAATAAAAATTGAAGAATTGGAAGAAAGAATCGCGGAACGGGATAAACTGCTTAAAGACCGTGTCAGGTCGATGTATCAAGCGAATGGATCACTGGACTATGTTGAAGTGATTCTCGGTGCAAGTAATTTCAGTGATTTTATTGAACGCATTTCGGCTTTGCACAGTATTGCCAAACAGGACAGAAATCTGCTTGACGAGCATATTGACGACCAGAAAGCGTTGGAAACAGCGCAGGATGAACTGGAAGAAGCAGCTTTGCGTTTAGAAAACCAAATAGAAGAACTTGCTGATTTATTAGAGGACATTGAACAACAGCTAAAAGAGAAGGAAGACATTGTAGCAAATCTCGAAGAACAAAAAATCGACACGGAAAATTTCATTGTGTCCAATGAAGAAGAGATGGCCATTGTTGAAAGCCAGGAGGCTGCGGCGAAAGAGGAACTCGAACAAGCAAAAGCAAGGCAACAATCCGCCCAGGGTGGTTCAGGAGCGCTTCAGTGGCCGACACCAGGCCGGACGGTGACTTCATCTTATGGGCCAAGAACACATCCGGTTCACGGAACAGAGGGATTTCATTACGGGATTGACATCTCCCGAAATGGGGGAACGACTATCACAGCGGCAGAAGAAGGAACAGTTATTGGAGCGCGATATATGAGCGGTTATGGAAACACGATTCTGATTTCTCATGCCATAGGGAACCAGACTGTAACAACCTTATATGCCCACCTGGCCTCCATTGATGTAAAGCAGGGACAGCGGGTTTCACGTGGTGAAAAAATTGGTGTCATGGGAACAACCGGCGTATCAACAGGTATCCATTTACATTTTGAAGTACATGAAGGTGGTTGGAATGGACAAAAATCAAACAGTGTCAATCCACTGAACTACCTCAATTAA
- a CDS encoding GNAT family N-acetyltransferase translates to MTISIRNMTPADWPEVHRIYQEGLDTGLATFETKVPDYDDWDHKHHADCRMIAEYNGRIAGFAALSPTSPRAAYRGVAEISIYIASDMAGKGVGATLLHALIAASEEAGFWTIQSAIFRENTTSIHLHKKAGFREIGYREKVAERFGRWHDIILMERRSLTVAPFQ, encoded by the coding sequence ATGACAATCTCAATCCGAAACATGACACCAGCTGACTGGCCTGAAGTACACCGGATCTACCAGGAAGGTCTCGATACGGGCCTTGCCACGTTTGAAACCAAGGTTCCCGACTACGACGACTGGGATCATAAACATCATGCAGACTGCCGCATGATTGCAGAATATAACGGGAGGATTGCGGGTTTTGCCGCACTCAGTCCCACATCACCAAGAGCCGCCTACCGGGGAGTGGCCGAGATCAGTATTTACATCGCCAGTGACATGGCCGGAAAAGGAGTCGGTGCCACCTTGCTTCATGCCCTGATTGCAGCCAGTGAAGAGGCCGGATTCTGGACCATTCAATCCGCCATCTTCCGAGAAAACACGACCAGTATTCACCTCCACAAAAAAGCCGGCTTCCGGGAAATCGGCTACCGTGAAAAAGTGGCCGAGCGCTTCGGACGGTGGCACGATATCATTCTCATGGAACGAAGAAGCCTTACCGTGGCACCGTTCCAATGA
- a CDS encoding response regulator transcription factor has translation MERQLLIADANEEMRTFVKNCFSQEAFTIVEAASGSEAMELMLQDNRISLVILDVMMIGAVDLEMLKALFKQNDRAFSVILLSGPDDTARVARGLHLGADDYLVKPFDPAELLTRVDSVLRRLQYPVSADGSFQIQDLVIDPKKYMVTYNDQEILLTSKEYKILYRLASNPGRVYSREEILQLEWGMDFAGDSRSVDTHVKNIRTKLASAGCNRNVIETIWGIGYRISEDQ, from the coding sequence ATGGAAAGGCAATTATTGATCGCAGATGCCAACGAAGAGATGAGGACGTTCGTAAAAAACTGTTTCTCTCAAGAAGCCTTCACGATTGTCGAAGCGGCAAGTGGTTCCGAGGCAATGGAGTTGATGCTTCAAGATAACCGGATATCCCTTGTCATCCTGGATGTGATGATGATCGGAGCGGTTGATCTGGAAATGTTAAAAGCGCTTTTCAAACAGAATGACCGGGCATTTTCAGTGATTCTCCTGTCGGGGCCAGATGACACAGCACGTGTAGCGCGGGGACTGCATCTTGGGGCAGATGATTATCTGGTGAAACCCTTTGATCCGGCTGAATTGTTAACGAGAGTGGATTCCGTCTTGCGCCGTTTGCAATACCCTGTTTCGGCAGATGGATCCTTTCAGATTCAGGACCTCGTGATTGATCCGAAAAAATATATGGTGACTTATAACGACCAGGAAATTCTGTTAACCAGTAAAGAATATAAGATTCTGTACAGACTTGCTTCCAATCCAGGGAGGGTTTACAGCCGTGAAGAAATTCTGCAGCTGGAATGGGGCATGGACTTTGCTGGAGATTCGCGCTCTGTGGATACGCATGTAAAAAATATTCGGACGAAACTCGCTTCTGCAGGCTGTAACCGTAACGTGATCGAGACGATCTGGGGAATCGGATACCGCATTAGTGAAGACCAGTGA
- a CDS encoding methyl-accepting chemotaxis protein, with product MKSIRVTLILYFSLILVAATSILGFINMHGAENAIMDEAESGLYALSEEGAKVTDSRLDSEFVYLEGLANIPEGGSATPDIDAAMEIFLDEVEQTEYLRIGIADLNGNLYLSDSYGNDGEIVDIAEREYYQDSLQGERGLMPPSPSVNPDDGDRLIMVTSAPIMNDGEITGVIVGVGDADFLNLIVDDIQYGDSGYAYMIDDAGTVIAHQNRDMVMDAYNPIREAESDPDVNEVSAMFTRMIEEPSGVGDYTFGGDDLYLGFSAVGDTGWNLIITAEENEVLSAIPVLRNTSMLFTAMVILISIALTYVVGTRLSRPIEKISATAEQVGNLDVSEDVDPLLAARKDEVGRLARSLQSVTENIRKVIQDINDSASNVSSASEELTATANESSIASEEVATTVQDIAEGANSQAENTEAGSEKANRLGEIVEKEQAVVVELNQAFKQVNQAVQQGMKEIERLSDISNQTAEATREVESGIVKTNDSSRQIGEASTVISNIAEQTNLLALNAAIEAARAGEAGKGFSVVADEIRKLAEQSTKSTSTIDEIVRELQENAEQSVKVMAEVSEVLKEQLESVSGTRSQYEMIASSMEVSDKAVTSLNETGKDMAAIKEDIVDSLQSLSAIAQENSAATEEVSAAMEEQSASMEEISGSSKSLSELSDELKQLVEKFKL from the coding sequence ATGAAAAGCATTCGAGTCACATTGATTTTATATTTTTCGTTGATTTTGGTGGCGGCGACGTCGATTCTCGGATTCATTAACATGCATGGAGCAGAAAATGCCATCATGGATGAAGCGGAATCGGGTTTGTATGCGCTGTCAGAAGAAGGGGCGAAAGTGACGGACAGCCGTCTTGACAGTGAATTTGTATATCTCGAAGGGTTGGCGAATATCCCTGAAGGAGGGAGCGCAACGCCAGATATCGACGCAGCGATGGAGATCTTTCTTGATGAAGTGGAGCAAACGGAATATCTGCGCATCGGGATTGCAGATTTGAATGGCAATCTTTATTTATCGGATTCATACGGAAATGATGGTGAAATTGTTGATATTGCTGAGCGGGAGTATTATCAGGATTCGCTTCAGGGAGAGCGCGGATTAATGCCGCCATCCCCAAGTGTCAATCCGGACGATGGGGACCGTCTGATTATGGTGACGTCGGCTCCAATCATGAATGACGGTGAAATTACCGGTGTTATCGTCGGTGTTGGTGATGCTGATTTTTTGAATCTGATCGTCGATGACATTCAGTATGGGGATTCAGGCTATGCCTATATGATTGATGATGCTGGAACGGTCATTGCGCATCAGAACCGGGATATGGTAATGGATGCTTACAATCCGATTCGGGAAGCTGAGAGTGATCCGGATGTAAACGAGGTGTCAGCAATGTTTACGCGCATGATCGAAGAGCCTTCAGGCGTGGGGGATTATACTTTCGGTGGCGATGACCTTTATCTTGGCTTCTCAGCTGTAGGTGATACGGGCTGGAATCTGATTATTACAGCGGAAGAGAATGAGGTGCTGTCAGCGATCCCTGTTCTTCGAAATACGTCCATGCTGTTTACTGCAATGGTGATTCTGATCAGCATTGCCCTGACTTATGTGGTGGGAACCCGTTTGTCACGGCCCATTGAGAAGATTTCTGCGACGGCGGAGCAGGTTGGAAATCTGGATGTAAGTGAGGATGTTGATCCGTTGCTTGCGGCCAGAAAAGATGAAGTGGGGAGGCTGGCAAGGTCGCTTCAAAGCGTGACAGAAAATATCCGTAAAGTCATTCAGGATATCAATGACTCAGCGAGCAATGTTTCATCTGCTTCGGAGGAACTGACTGCAACGGCGAATGAATCATCAATCGCTTCTGAAGAAGTGGCTACAACCGTTCAGGATATTGCTGAGGGGGCAAACAGTCAGGCTGAAAATACGGAAGCCGGTTCTGAGAAAGCCAACCGACTGGGTGAAATTGTTGAGAAGGAACAAGCGGTCGTGGTGGAATTGAACCAGGCGTTCAAGCAGGTCAATCAGGCAGTGCAGCAAGGGATGAAAGAAATTGAGCGGCTGTCGGACATTTCCAATCAAACGGCAGAAGCCACCCGGGAAGTGGAATCAGGTATTGTAAAAACCAATGACAGCTCGAGGCAAATTGGGGAAGCCAGTACAGTCATCAGCAATATCGCGGAACAGACAAATCTCCTGGCGTTGAACGCAGCCATCGAGGCAGCGAGGGCCGGGGAAGCAGGAAAGGGTTTTTCTGTAGTGGCAGATGAGATCCGCAAACTGGCAGAACAGTCCACGAAGTCCACGTCAACCATTGACGAAATTGTTCGTGAGTTGCAGGAGAATGCTGAGCAATCTGTAAAAGTGATGGCTGAGGTCTCCGAAGTGCTGAAAGAGCAACTTGAAAGTGTTTCTGGTACCCGAAGTCAATATGAGATGATTGCATCTTCAATGGAGGTTTCCGACAAGGCCGTGACCAGTCTCAATGAAACGGGTAAAGATATGGCAGCCATTAAAGAGGATATCGTTGATTCACTGCAAAGCCTTTCTGCAATCGCGCAGGAAAACTCCGCTGCAACCGAGGAAGTATCTGCGGCAATGGAAGAACAGTCGGCATCGATGGAAGAGATTTCCGGATCGAGCAAGAGCCTGTCAGAACTGTCCGATGAACTGAAACAGTTGGTTGAAAAATTTAAATTGTAG
- a CDS encoding putative RNA methyltransferase, whose product MNKKERSLLRLKDWEGRLCCALCQEPLGLAIDASLVCPSGHRYDVAKQGYVNLVNRRVQTRYDKGLFQARRTVIQDSGLYDALHQRLIDLIKLEKGEDLSELLYLADLGSGEGSHLASLLQGLPQARGVGLDISKEGIQEATKHLDTEAVWLAADLTKAPLRADAVDVALTVLSPSNYEEMKRIMVPGGMALKVVPNPGYLKEIRSYFHPEEESNYDNRETVTRFREAFPDMQEVRIRSAMRLSREMKQLICRMTPLSWHATKEEMKAYAFDGPDDITIDLTILIGTVPR is encoded by the coding sequence ATGAACAAAAAAGAGCGAAGTCTCTTACGGTTAAAAGACTGGGAAGGACGTTTATGCTGCGCACTTTGTCAGGAACCTCTGGGTTTGGCGATTGATGCAAGCCTGGTTTGCCCAAGTGGACACAGATACGACGTTGCGAAGCAGGGGTATGTGAATCTGGTGAATCGTCGAGTGCAGACGCGTTATGATAAGGGGCTTTTTCAAGCGAGGCGGACGGTGATTCAGGATTCAGGCTTGTACGATGCGCTCCATCAAAGATTGATTGACTTGATCAAACTGGAAAAAGGAGAGGATTTGTCGGAGCTTCTGTATCTGGCAGATCTGGGATCCGGGGAAGGTTCTCACCTTGCAAGTTTGCTGCAAGGGTTACCTCAGGCAAGGGGGGTGGGTCTGGATATTTCCAAGGAAGGCATTCAGGAAGCGACGAAACATCTGGACACAGAAGCAGTGTGGCTGGCAGCCGATTTGACTAAGGCTCCACTGAGGGCGGATGCTGTGGATGTGGCGTTGACGGTCTTGTCCCCATCGAATTACGAGGAAATGAAGCGGATCATGGTGCCTGGAGGGATGGCATTGAAGGTGGTTCCGAACCCGGGTTACCTGAAGGAAATTCGCAGTTATTTTCATCCTGAAGAAGAATCCAATTATGACAACCGCGAAACGGTGACCCGATTTCGTGAGGCTTTTCCAGACATGCAAGAAGTCCGGATACGGTCGGCCATGAGACTGAGTCGGGAGATGAAACAGCTGATCTGCCGCATGACGCCGCTCAGCTGGCATGCAACCAAGGAAGAGATGAAGGCTTATGCGTTTGATGGCCCCGATGACATCACGATTGATCTGACGATTCTCATTGGAACGGTGCCACGGTAA
- a CDS encoding MFS transporter: protein MIPVEKQRHTVYSGWFILMLYATFVGLGLPDTGFGVAWNEMRLDFGAPLEAAGVIAATITATSALSAFSSARVIQRFGYGKVTAVSVLMTAVAVIGFSISPSFWFIVLFAVLLGLGAGSVDSGLNSFAAENLSSRQMNWLHSAWGIGATVSPMMITFGIVSLGNWRLGYGMIGVVLLILVFVLVVTLPMWRHSSKKETESTATKKADRPAVQGIAPVLSVMTFVLYVAIEAGLGLWLSALLIESRGLEVSLAGTLVGVYFGSIMAGRVLMGFLANWMGNRRLITLGLCIAISGALLFLVPTTTYVYVVSIILIGLGFAPLFPSLMHETTSRYPYWQARKIISYQVSFSYISVLLLVPLMGLLAGRVSLEVIPWITAGVIVALWATVFNLNRLT from the coding sequence ATGATTCCAGTCGAAAAGCAACGGCATACAGTGTATTCAGGGTGGTTTATCCTGATGCTGTATGCCACCTTTGTGGGCTTGGGCCTGCCAGATACAGGGTTTGGTGTGGCCTGGAATGAGATGCGACTGGACTTTGGAGCACCCCTTGAGGCGGCTGGCGTGATCGCAGCCACGATTACGGCGACTTCAGCGCTCTCCGCCTTCAGTAGTGCGAGAGTCATCCAGCGCTTTGGATACGGAAAAGTCACTGCTGTTTCCGTTTTGATGACGGCAGTGGCAGTCATTGGCTTCTCGATCAGTCCGTCTTTTTGGTTCATTGTCTTATTTGCCGTCCTTTTGGGACTCGGAGCAGGCTCGGTGGATAGCGGATTGAACAGTTTTGCAGCAGAAAACCTGTCAAGCAGACAGATGAACTGGCTTCACTCCGCATGGGGCATTGGCGCCACGGTGAGCCCGATGATGATCACATTCGGGATCGTATCACTCGGTAACTGGCGCCTTGGTTACGGGATGATCGGTGTGGTTCTTCTGATCCTGGTATTCGTGCTGGTCGTCACGTTGCCGATGTGGAGGCACTCTTCGAAAAAAGAAACTGAGTCAACTGCAACAAAAAAAGCAGATCGTCCGGCTGTTCAGGGCATTGCGCCGGTATTGTCAGTGATGACGTTTGTCCTCTATGTGGCGATTGAAGCGGGGCTGGGGTTATGGCTCAGCGCATTGCTGATCGAAAGCCGAGGGCTTGAAGTGTCGCTTGCCGGCACCTTGGTGGGGGTATATTTCGGGAGCATCATGGCCGGTCGTGTTCTCATGGGATTTTTGGCAAACTGGATGGGGAACCGCCGGCTGATTACCCTGGGACTTTGTATTGCAATAAGTGGGGCATTATTATTTCTGGTGCCGACGACAACCTATGTGTATGTTGTGAGTATCATTCTGATTGGACTAGGTTTTGCACCGCTATTCCCTTCGTTAATGCATGAAACGACAAGCCGCTATCCCTACTGGCAGGCAAGGAAAATCATTAGCTACCAGGTGTCTTTTTCATACATCAGTGTACTGCTCCTTGTTCCGCTTATGGGCTTGCTGGCCGGAAGGGTCTCTTTGGAAGTGATCCCCTGGATTACAGCGGGAGTTATCGTGGCATTGTGGGCAACTGTATTCAACCTGAACCGGTTGACTTGA